One window of the Gammaproteobacteria bacterium genome contains the following:
- a CDS encoding SDR family NAD(P)-dependent oxidoreductase: MPDSASRSASGSGEPIAIIGMACRFPGANDIEAFWRLLETGGNAVVEGVPGSGEGRWGQIFGDNAVQSEGCRFGAFVDDIDRFDDAFFRISPVEAELLDPQQRMMLEVSWQALEDAGIDPDRLRESRTGVYSGISNDEYRMLVVDSAKPAEAAACLYALSGTNLNGTAGRVSFVLGLTGPAKAVDAACASAMVAINDAVADLQQGKANLALAGGVQAILNGRIYELRADAMMLSPDGQCKTFDASANGYVRAEGCGVVVLKRLSDAVADGDRIWAVIRGSVVNHGGTGVGLTVPNTPALEQVMEDALFQAGVDPLEVDYVEAHGTGTAVGDPIELNAVSSVYGRGRDARDPLLIGSVKTNVGHLESAAGVVGLIKAALVVRRGIIPKHLHFHDPSPAVDWDRMPLRVTSETMDWPDRPGRARVAGVNCFGISGTNAHLVVQEYRGPNGAADEEGPLAAGSRQSVQVALPATLGHLQLPDRDLQARQARLLPLSGKSETALRESAGRYLSWLEERADQLAMEGADAEPLLSDMAWTAGVGRSHFDHRAGVVFRDAASLRRQLEAVTEGGDIPGPGAAGKVAFAYTGQGSQWVGMGRGLYETEPVARAVLDRCESVVRDERGASLLDVMFGRGGARGELGDTAWEQPALYALGCALTALWSSVGVRPAVVVGHSVGELAAAQAAGVFSLEDGMRFACARGALMSGMADGAMAAVFAPSARVAAAVQAHNAASAGIGLSISGDNGTHQVVSGPVEEIETISANFDSEGIRVRRLNTRKAFHSALVEPILPALEESLEGVAVASPSLTVVSNLTGRPVEPGQALDGSYWRRHAREAVAFASGVEALAELGVDLVVEIGPRSVLAPMALSAWPESAGTLTPAVISTLSPPSDDPAAPQGGDFTEAVAGAYQAGLPIRFEGLFAGEVRRRISVPGYPFQRRRHWLEAPRRRVLGAGHPLLGSRHETARGEVTFETELFPSDPEWLDDHRVFGRVVAPGALYGAMAVAASRVEGRATAAVEDVQLHNALVFTEEDSGDGRSEPARRMQLVLDAGDPLASRRFQLFSRGGDDEWTMHVEGRVSPDGSPPEAPGRIDLNSLKARLSPMDVADYYRARAGTGVELGPSFRTLRRAWSAPGEALGEVSFPEDLGSNALDVHPLVLDGCFQVVGAARDLTGPHGSVTYLPFGWERCWLTTGRLPDQVLCHVRLNEGSVAAEANADETPEVLTGELRIYDPQGRLLGGLSGYTVKRATRAALLSTVEGVNDLLYEVVWRERALPPGMPPADFFPSPAAVKSASRLFPEHLIEAGVDPDDRDALLTDLEHWSWSYALATLDALGWRRSRGAAVDPEALREQLRVMPEHSRVFRRMLEMLAKSGVLVEEGSGFVVVLGSEDPWPEVLPPKPDAHAAVMARRHPHGLTEVGLFRRSGGALPEVLRGREDPLTLLFSSGEPTAADLYLKAPVARAANRLLEEAVRQLVDALPEGRRLRVVEVGAGTGSATASVLPLLPEGRFDYMYTDISAGFFSEAEARFGDGGGCIEYRPLDIEKDPVEQGFAAHGYDLLLASNVLHATRYLEETLGHCRRLLAPSGQLVALENLSGLGWMDLTFGQLDGWWRFADDYRPHHALASPAVWRRALGDAGFEGVEVLGVDEADTDRTPDKGVIVAQGPAEVREPPGAWILAADEGGAAAQLATDLAARNQTVVLAIGGEPDVELPEPNGPGVFAATVEMQRRESWRSLIDSLPGDVPFSGVAHLMALEGAGQDATTGDVADDIERMGATALALAQGVADSGLTPEKGIWFVTRGAQVLERERGGELAGAVLWGFGKGVAREAAHLQPRMIDLDPGEMAPEPDLVNELLYPDSENHVIHRFGRRRVARLIRAESEAERLALPEEPDWVLAPDQGGVFDRPYVQPLPARPLEPREVRVAVGAAGLNFWDVFRSLGFIEEGLLGREMCGRIVEIGAEVSRVSVGDHVVGMGFGAFGPMMITHEELVASAPTDISQTGLATIPSAFVSAALSFEYSGLEPGERVLIHAGAGGVGLAAIQWVQAAGAEVYATASAPKQAYLRSLGVRHVFDSRTTAFGEEILDATDGAGVDIVLNSLTGEGFIDASLACLRHGGRFVEMARRDILTEHEMAAARPDVSYDILELDVLKKTDPEWVGRVLRDVMARIAAGDLEPIVHSRWPLAEAGAALSFMRSARHLGKIVVTAPPLSGGRLRQDGTYLVTGGLGGIGCAVAEWLADRGAGAIVLNGRRAPDAAAEETIRALRERGVTVEVALADVADAAALDRMLADMDRRLPPLAGVIHSVGVLSDGALTNQTWERFEQVLGPKILGAWHLHRATVNRDLDMFVLFSSRVGVMGNPGQANHAAANAFLDQLAGHRRALGLAGQAIAWGAWSEIGEAAEQRERIDQRRSALGGRWFTPQQGLRAFDRLVRQDVTTSVVMAMDWSVFEEAVEERPPLLEELLSAASDAEADSAAAPKDVLTQVREAPAAERENVLVSFLQGEVQAVLRLPSAPAATVGFFDLGMDSLMAVELRNRLNRALAGSYTAPNTLVFDYPDIGSLAEHLAGELVEDGGVPVSEAAPEPAREPRVQDEDDAIAIVGMACRFPGAPDLASFWRLLEAGADLVTDGRRDPGPWNGVAGDPHGADSAARRGAFLEDIDKFDARFFRITPIEARMMDPRQRLLLETTWHALEDAGMDPGRLTGSNTGVYAGVGNGDYRDVAAISGEAHGYLGTTMSVTAGRISFALGLTGPAVPLDMACASSLAAVHQAASALRQGEVEMALVGGVNAILSPEITTFMKEVGMLSTKGRCSTFDAEADGFVRGEGCGVVVLKRLSEARADGDRIWGVIRGSAVNQNGFSAGLTVPNGPAQERVIEEALARAGIEPGEVDYLEAHGAGSDLGDPIEVQAAAAVYGRQRSPERPLLIGSVKTNIGHLECAAGVASLIKAVLAMNRGSIPKQLHFDNPTPHLEWDQLPVRVISEPTDWPSRPDRPARAGVSSFGLSGTNAHVVVEAGAAGGDASALTDAPWAAGPARTVPAESPGRAVELPAPRGNFAPRETRVLPLSGKSPAALRDVAHRYLTWLDEQEEVLSAEDGTARSLLADMTWTAGVGRSHFARRSGLVFRDAKSLREGLNGVLHADLGPEPRGMPRPPAPPRTAFVYAGEGSEQIGMGQDLYEAEPVVRALLDRCDAVFATERGGASLIDVMFGRAGAAGRLDDPEWAQPAIYSLACARTALWASVGVRPGVVAGRGVGELAAA; this comes from the coding sequence ATGCCTGATTCAGCCTCCAGGTCTGCGTCCGGATCCGGAGAGCCGATCGCCATCATCGGCATGGCGTGCCGGTTCCCGGGCGCAAACGACATCGAAGCCTTCTGGCGCCTGCTGGAGACCGGAGGAAACGCTGTGGTCGAGGGGGTTCCCGGTTCCGGGGAGGGGCGCTGGGGCCAGATATTCGGCGACAATGCGGTCCAGAGCGAGGGCTGCCGTTTCGGCGCATTCGTCGACGACATCGACCGGTTCGACGACGCCTTTTTCCGGATATCCCCTGTAGAGGCCGAACTCCTCGATCCACAGCAGCGCATGATGCTGGAGGTGAGCTGGCAGGCGCTTGAAGACGCGGGCATCGACCCGGATCGCCTGAGGGAGAGCCGCACCGGCGTCTACTCGGGGATCAGCAACGACGAGTACCGCATGCTGGTGGTGGATTCGGCCAAGCCCGCCGAGGCGGCGGCGTGCCTGTACGCGCTGAGCGGCACGAACCTGAACGGGACCGCCGGGCGCGTCTCGTTCGTGCTCGGGCTGACCGGCCCGGCCAAGGCGGTGGACGCCGCCTGCGCCTCGGCCATGGTGGCGATCAACGACGCGGTCGCAGATCTGCAGCAGGGCAAGGCGAACCTCGCCCTTGCGGGTGGCGTTCAGGCAATCCTCAACGGGCGCATCTACGAGCTGCGCGCGGACGCGATGATGCTGTCCCCCGATGGGCAGTGCAAGACCTTCGATGCCTCCGCGAACGGCTACGTTCGGGCCGAGGGCTGCGGCGTCGTAGTCCTCAAGCGCCTGAGCGACGCCGTGGCGGACGGGGACCGGATCTGGGCGGTGATCCGGGGCTCGGTGGTGAACCACGGGGGGACCGGTGTCGGCCTGACCGTGCCGAACACGCCCGCTCTGGAACAGGTCATGGAGGACGCTTTGTTCCAGGCGGGGGTCGATCCGCTGGAGGTGGACTACGTCGAGGCGCACGGAACCGGAACCGCGGTCGGCGACCCGATCGAGCTGAACGCCGTATCCAGCGTCTACGGCAGGGGACGCGACGCCCGCGACCCGCTTCTGATCGGCTCCGTGAAGACGAACGTGGGCCATCTGGAGTCGGCTGCAGGGGTCGTCGGGCTCATCAAGGCGGCGCTGGTGGTCAGGCGAGGCATCATCCCGAAGCACCTGCATTTCCACGATCCCAGCCCGGCGGTGGACTGGGATCGCATGCCGCTGCGCGTCACTTCGGAGACCATGGACTGGCCGGACCGTCCGGGCCGCGCTCGGGTGGCCGGGGTCAATTGCTTCGGCATCTCCGGAACGAACGCTCACCTCGTAGTGCAGGAGTATCGCGGCCCGAACGGGGCTGCGGATGAAGAGGGTCCCCTGGCGGCGGGATCGCGGCAATCGGTCCAGGTGGCGCTTCCCGCGACTCTGGGGCATCTGCAGTTGCCCGACCGGGACCTGCAGGCGCGCCAGGCGCGTTTGCTGCCTCTGTCCGGCAAGTCGGAGACCGCGCTGCGGGAATCGGCCGGGCGGTATCTTTCGTGGCTCGAGGAACGGGCTGACCAGCTGGCCATGGAAGGAGCCGACGCGGAACCGCTCCTGTCGGACATGGCCTGGACCGCGGGCGTGGGACGCAGCCATTTCGACCATCGCGCCGGGGTGGTGTTCCGGGACGCCGCGTCACTCCGCCGGCAGCTGGAGGCAGTGACGGAAGGCGGGGACATTCCAGGGCCGGGCGCCGCCGGAAAGGTGGCGTTCGCCTACACCGGACAGGGAAGCCAGTGGGTCGGGATGGGCCGGGGACTGTACGAGACGGAGCCCGTGGCGCGGGCCGTCCTCGACCGCTGCGAATCGGTGGTCCGCGACGAAAGGGGCGCGTCTCTGCTGGATGTCATGTTCGGCCGTGGCGGGGCGCGGGGAGAACTGGGCGACACCGCCTGGGAGCAACCGGCCCTCTACGCGCTGGGATGCGCGCTGACTGCCCTTTGGTCGAGCGTGGGAGTGCGCCCCGCCGTGGTGGTGGGTCACAGCGTCGGCGAACTGGCGGCGGCGCAGGCGGCGGGCGTGTTCAGCCTGGAGGACGGCATGCGCTTCGCCTGTGCGCGCGGCGCGCTGATGTCGGGGATGGCGGACGGGGCCATGGCCGCGGTGTTCGCGCCCTCTGCGCGCGTGGCGGCGGCCGTGCAGGCGCACAACGCCGCGTCCGCCGGCATCGGACTCAGCATCTCGGGAGACAACGGCACCCACCAGGTGGTCAGCGGTCCCGTTGAGGAGATCGAAACCATCTCCGCGAACTTCGACTCCGAGGGGATTCGGGTACGGCGCCTGAACACCAGGAAGGCCTTCCACAGCGCCCTGGTGGAGCCCATCCTCCCCGCGCTGGAAGAGTCCCTGGAGGGCGTGGCGGTAGCCTCCCCTTCCCTGACCGTGGTCAGCAACCTGACCGGCCGGCCGGTCGAGCCCGGCCAGGCCCTCGACGGCTCCTACTGGAGGCGCCACGCCCGGGAGGCGGTGGCGTTCGCCAGCGGCGTGGAAGCGCTCGCGGAGCTGGGCGTGGATCTGGTGGTGGAGATCGGGCCACGCTCGGTGCTGGCCCCGATGGCGCTGTCGGCCTGGCCGGAGTCGGCCGGGACTCTGACGCCCGCGGTGATTTCGACGCTGAGCCCACCCTCCGACGACCCGGCGGCGCCCCAAGGCGGCGACTTCACGGAGGCGGTCGCGGGTGCCTATCAGGCTGGGCTCCCGATCCGGTTCGAGGGGCTGTTCGCGGGGGAGGTCCGGCGGCGGATCTCGGTCCCCGGCTATCCGTTCCAGCGAAGGCGCCACTGGCTCGAGGCCCCCAGGCGGCGGGTGCTCGGAGCCGGCCATCCCCTGCTGGGATCCCGGCACGAGACGGCGCGCGGCGAGGTCACGTTCGAGACGGAGTTGTTCCCCTCGGATCCGGAGTGGCTGGACGATCACCGGGTGTTCGGACGGGTCGTGGCGCCGGGCGCGCTGTACGGGGCGATGGCCGTGGCGGCCTCGCGCGTCGAGGGGCGCGCGACCGCGGCCGTGGAGGACGTGCAACTGCACAACGCGCTGGTGTTCACGGAGGAGGACTCCGGGGACGGGAGGAGCGAGCCCGCGCGCCGGATGCAACTGGTGCTGGACGCCGGCGATCCGCTGGCATCGCGCCGATTCCAGCTCTTCAGCAGGGGCGGTGACGACGAATGGACGATGCACGTGGAGGGGCGCGTGTCACCCGACGGGTCTCCGCCGGAGGCCCCCGGGCGGATCGACCTGAACAGCCTGAAAGCCCGCCTCTCGCCCATGGACGTCGCGGACTACTACCGCGCCCGGGCAGGGACCGGGGTCGAGCTCGGCCCCTCCTTCCGCACGCTGCGCAGAGCGTGGTCCGCTCCGGGGGAAGCGCTGGGCGAGGTGTCGTTTCCGGAAGATCTGGGCTCGAACGCGCTGGACGTTCATCCGCTGGTCCTGGACGGCTGCTTTCAGGTCGTGGGAGCCGCCCGCGACCTGACCGGACCGCACGGCTCGGTCACCTACCTGCCCTTCGGCTGGGAACGTTGCTGGCTGACGACGGGACGCCTGCCCGACCAGGTGCTGTGCCATGTACGCTTGAACGAGGGGTCCGTCGCGGCGGAAGCGAATGCGGACGAAACGCCCGAGGTCCTGACCGGTGAGCTGCGCATCTACGACCCGCAGGGGAGGCTGCTTGGCGGGTTGAGCGGCTACACGGTGAAGCGGGCGACGCGCGCGGCGCTGCTGTCGACGGTCGAGGGCGTCAACGACCTGCTCTACGAGGTCGTGTGGCGGGAACGCGCCCTTCCGCCGGGCATGCCCCCGGCGGACTTCTTCCCCAGCCCCGCAGCCGTGAAATCGGCCTCCCGCCTGTTCCCGGAACATCTCATCGAGGCGGGAGTCGATCCGGATGACCGGGATGCCCTGCTGACCGATCTCGAGCACTGGTCTTGGTCGTACGCGCTCGCGACCCTGGACGCGCTGGGATGGCGGCGAAGCCGGGGCGCGGCCGTGGATCCGGAGGCTCTGCGGGAGCAACTCCGCGTCATGCCGGAGCACAGCCGCGTATTTCGGCGGATGCTCGAGATGCTCGCCAAGTCGGGTGTGCTGGTCGAGGAGGGATCCGGCTTCGTCGTGGTGCTGGGATCGGAAGATCCGTGGCCGGAAGTCCTTCCGCCCAAACCGGACGCGCACGCCGCCGTGATGGCCCGGCGACATCCCCACGGCCTGACTGAGGTGGGGCTCTTCAGGCGGTCGGGCGGAGCCCTCCCCGAGGTGCTGCGCGGCCGCGAGGATCCGCTCACCCTGCTGTTCAGCAGCGGAGAGCCGACCGCCGCCGACCTGTATCTCAAGGCACCCGTCGCGCGCGCGGCGAACCGGCTGCTCGAAGAAGCGGTCCGGCAACTCGTCGACGCCCTCCCCGAAGGACGCCGCCTGCGGGTGGTCGAGGTCGGGGCGGGCACGGGTTCGGCCACGGCCTCCGTGCTGCCGCTGCTGCCCGAGGGACGATTCGACTACATGTACACCGACATCTCGGCAGGCTTTTTCTCGGAAGCGGAGGCCCGTTTCGGAGATGGGGGCGGATGCATCGAGTACCGTCCGCTGGACATCGAAAAGGATCCCGTCGAGCAGGGGTTTGCGGCCCACGGCTACGACCTCCTGCTCGCGTCCAACGTCCTGCATGCGACGCGATACCTGGAGGAGACGCTGGGGCATTGCCGCCGGCTGCTCGCGCCCTCGGGACAGCTGGTCGCGCTCGAAAACCTGAGCGGCCTGGGGTGGATGGACCTCACGTTCGGGCAGCTCGACGGCTGGTGGCGGTTCGCCGACGACTACCGGCCGCATCATGCCCTGGCGAGCCCGGCGGTATGGCGACGCGCGCTCGGCGACGCCGGTTTCGAGGGGGTCGAGGTGCTCGGGGTGGACGAAGCCGACACGGACCGGACCCCGGACAAGGGCGTGATCGTGGCGCAGGGGCCCGCCGAGGTGCGGGAGCCGCCCGGCGCGTGGATCCTGGCGGCGGACGAGGGGGGCGCGGCGGCGCAGCTGGCAACCGACCTGGCGGCTCGCAACCAGACGGTGGTGCTGGCCATCGGCGGCGAACCGGACGTTGAGTTGCCCGAGCCGAACGGCCCCGGCGTCTTTGCCGCGACGGTCGAGATGCAGCGGCGCGAGTCCTGGCGATCGCTGATCGACAGCCTTCCGGGTGACGTACCCTTCAGCGGTGTCGCGCACCTGATGGCACTCGAGGGTGCCGGTCAGGACGCGACGACCGGCGACGTGGCCGACGACATTGAACGGATGGGCGCTACCGCCCTGGCCCTGGCGCAGGGCGTGGCGGACTCCGGCCTGACCCCGGAAAAGGGCATCTGGTTCGTGACCCGCGGAGCGCAGGTGCTGGAGCGTGAGCGCGGGGGGGAGCTGGCCGGCGCGGTTCTGTGGGGCTTCGGCAAGGGCGTGGCCCGGGAAGCGGCGCACCTGCAGCCCCGGATGATCGATCTGGATCCGGGAGAGATGGCGCCCGAACCCGACCTCGTGAACGAACTCCTGTATCCCGACTCCGAGAACCACGTCATCCACCGCTTCGGGCGCCGGCGGGTCGCTCGCCTGATCCGCGCGGAGTCGGAGGCCGAACGGCTGGCGCTGCCGGAGGAACCCGACTGGGTGCTGGCTCCGGATCAGGGCGGGGTGTTCGACCGGCCGTACGTGCAGCCGCTGCCGGCCCGTCCCCTGGAGCCCAGGGAAGTCCGCGTCGCCGTGGGCGCGGCCGGGCTCAACTTCTGGGACGTGTTCCGTTCCCTGGGGTTCATCGAGGAGGGGCTGCTGGGCAGGGAGATGTGCGGCCGCATCGTCGAGATCGGGGCCGAGGTGTCCCGGGTGTCGGTGGGCGACCACGTGGTCGGGATGGGATTTGGCGCGTTCGGGCCAATGATGATCACCCACGAGGAACTGGTGGCTTCGGCGCCGACGGATATCTCTCAGACCGGACTCGCGACCATCCCCAGCGCCTTCGTCTCGGCTGCCCTGTCCTTCGAGTACTCCGGACTGGAGCCCGGCGAGCGGGTTCTGATTCACGCGGGCGCGGGCGGCGTGGGTCTGGCCGCCATCCAGTGGGTGCAGGCTGCGGGCGCGGAGGTCTACGCCACCGCGAGCGCCCCCAAGCAGGCGTACCTGCGGTCGCTCGGCGTCAGACATGTGTTCGACAGCCGCACCACGGCGTTCGGCGAAGAGATCCTCGATGCGACGGACGGCGCCGGGGTGGACATCGTGCTGAACAGCCTTACCGGTGAGGGCTTCATCGACGCCAGCCTGGCCTGTCTGAGGCACGGAGGCCGCTTCGTGGAGATGGCCCGGCGCGACATTCTGACCGAGCACGAGATGGCGGCGGCCCGTCCGGACGTCTCCTACGACATCCTGGAGCTGGACGTCCTGAAGAAGACCGATCCGGAGTGGGTCGGGAGGGTGTTGCGCGATGTGATGGCGCGCATTGCCGCCGGAGATCTCGAACCGATCGTCCACAGCCGATGGCCGCTGGCCGAGGCGGGCGCGGCGCTGAGCTTCATGCGCTCCGCCCGGCATCTCGGGAAGATCGTCGTGACCGCGCCCCCGCTCTCCGGTGGCCGGCTGCGCCAGGATGGCACCTATCTGGTGACGGGCGGCCTCGGCGGGATCGGGTGCGCCGTGGCCGAATGGCTCGCGGACCGGGGCGCAGGGGCGATCGTGCTCAACGGGCGCCGCGCGCCGGACGCAGCCGCCGAGGAGACCATCCGCGCGCTCAGGGAACGCGGGGTGACGGTCGAGGTCGCGTTGGCGGATGTGGCCGACGCGGCCGCGCTGGACCGCATGTTGGCCGACATGGACCGGCGGCTGCCCCCGCTCGCGGGCGTGATCCACAGCGTGGGCGTGCTCTCCGACGGCGCCCTCACCAACCAGACCTGGGAGAGGTTCGAACAGGTGCTCGGGCCCAAGATCCTGGGTGCGTGGCATCTGCACCGCGCGACGGTGAATCGCGACCTGGACATGTTCGTCCTCTTCTCGAGCCGGGTCGGGGTCATGGGCAATCCCGGCCAGGCGAACCATGCCGCCGCCAACGCCTTCCTGGACCAGTTGGCCGGACACCGGCGCGCGCTGGGGCTCGCGGGACAGGCGATCGCCTGGGGGGCGTGGTCGGAGATCGGCGAGGCGGCGGAGCAGCGCGAACGGATCGACCAGCGCCGGTCGGCGCTCGGCGGGCGCTGGTTCACGCCTCAGCAGGGACTCCGGGCATTCGATCGCCTGGTGCGTCAGGATGTGACGACGTCCGTGGTGATGGCGATGGACTGGTCGGTGTTTGAAGAGGCCGTGGAAGAGCGTCCTCCCCTGCTGGAGGAGCTCCTGTCCGCGGCGTCGGATGCCGAGGCGGACTCCGCGGCCGCCCCGAAGGACGTCCTTACCCAGGTGAGAGAGGCTCCGGCCGCCGAACGGGAGAACGTGCTGGTGTCCTTCCTCCAGGGCGAGGTGCAGGCCGTGCTGCGGCTGCCGTCGGCCCCCGCGGCGACGGTCGGGTTCTTCGATCTGGGGATGGATTCGCTGATGGCCGTCGAGTTGCGCAATCGGCTCAACCGAGCCCTGGCGGGAAGCTACACGGCGCCGAACACGCTGGTCTTCGATTACCCGGACATCGGCTCGCTCGCCGAGCACCTGGCGGGGGAACTGGTCGAAGACGGAGGAGTTCCCGTCTCCGAAGCCGCACCGGAGCCGGCACGCGAACCCCGCGTGCAGGACGAGGATGACGCCATCGCGATCGTGGGGATGGCCTGTCGATTTCCGGGAGCGCCCGATCTGGCATCGTTCTGGCGCCTGCTCGAGGCCGGCGCCGACCTGGTAACGGACGGACGCCGCGACCCCGGCCCCTGGAACGGGGTCGCCGGGGATCCGCACGGCGCGGACAGCGCCGCCCGCCGGGGCGCCTTCCTCGAGGACATCGACAAGTTCGACGCCAGGTTCTTCCGCATCACGCCGATCGAGGCGCGGATGATGGATCCGCGGCAGCGCCTGCTGCTGGAGACGACCTGGCACGCGCTCGAGGACGCGGGGATGGATCCCGGGCGACTCACGGGAAGCAACACCGGTGTGTATGCCGGGGTCGGCAACGGCGACTATCGGGATGTGGCCGCCATCAGCGGGGAGGCCCACGGATACCTCGGCACCACCATGAGCGTGACGGCCGGGCGCATCTCCTTTGCGCTGGGTCTGACCGGCCCGGCGGTGCCTCTGGACATGGCCTGCGCGTCCTCCCTTGCGGCCGTGCACCAGGCCGCTTCCGCCCTGCGGCAAGGGGAGGTGGAGATGGCCCTGGTCGGCGGGGTCAACGCAATCCTTTCCCCGGAAATCACGACCTTCATGAAGGAAGTCGGGATGCTGTCCACAAAGGGGCGCTGCAGCACCTTCGACGCCGAGGCCGACGGTTTCGTGCGCGGCGAGGGCTGCGGGGTCGTCGTGCTGAAGCGCCTGAGCGAGGCGCGGGCGGACGGCGACCGGATCTGGGGTGTGATCCGCGGATCCGCCGTCAACCAGAACGGCTTCAGCGCGGGTCTGACGGTCCCGAACGGGCCGGCTCAGGAACGGGTCATCGAGGAAGCCCTTGCGCGCGCCGGCATCGAGCCCGGAGAAGTGGACTATCTGGAGGCGCACGGAGCCGGATCCGACCTGGGCGACCCGATCGAGGTGCAGGCTGCCGCCGCCGTCTACGGCCGGCAGCGGAGCCCGGAGCGGCCGCTGCTGATCGGTTCGGTGAAAACCAACATCGGCCACCTGGAATGCGCGGCGGGCGTTGCCAGCCTGATCAAGGCCGTCCTGGCCATGAACCGGGGCAGCATCCCGAAACAGCTTCATTTCGACAATCCGACCCCGCACCTGGAATGGGACCAGCTTCCGGTACGGGTCATTTCGGAGCCCACGGACTGGCCTTCCCGTCCGGATCGGCCGGCGCGCGCGGGCGTCAGCTCCTTCGGCCTTTCGGGGACGAACGCGCACGTTGTCGTCGAAGCGGGCGCCGCAGGCGGCGATGCTTCGGCGCTTACGGACGCGCCGTGGGCCGCGGGTCCCGCGCGCACCGTGCCAGCCGAGTCGCCCGGAAGGGCGGTCGAACTACCGGCCCCGCGCGGCAACTTCGCTCCCCGGGAGACGCGCGTCCTGCCCCTTTCCGGGAAGTCTCCGGCGGCGCTGCGGGATGTTGCACACCGGTATCTGACATGGCTTGACGAGCAGGAGGAAGTTCTCTCCGCGGAAGATGGCACGGCGCGGTCACTGCTCGCCGACATGACCTGGACGGCCGGCGTGGGACGCAGCCACTTCGCGCGCCGCTCCGGTCTGGTCTTCCGCGACGCCAAGTCGCTGCGGGAGGGCCTGAACGGCGTGCTGCACGCCGACCTGGGGCCCGAGCCCAGGGGAATGCCCAGGCCCCCCGCGCCCCCCAGGACCGCGTTCGTGTACGCCGGCGAGGGGAGCGAGCAGATCGGCATGGGGCAGGATCTGTACGAAGCCGAGCCCGTCGTGCGCGCGCTGCTGGATCGATGCGACGCCGTCTTCGCGACCGAGCGCGGCGGAGCCTCCCTGATCGACGTCATGTTCGGGCGGGCGGGCGCGGCCGGCAGGCTGGACGACCCGGAGTGGGCACAGCCGGCCATCTATTCGCTTGCGTGCGCGCGCACGGCCCTCTGGGCGAGCGTGGGCGTGCGCCCCGGGGTGGTGGCGGGCCGCGGGGTCGGCGAGCTGGCCGCCGCCTAG
- a CDS encoding DUF1761 domain-containing protein gives MHDVNLLAVLVAGIVPMIVGMLWYGPLFGKRWLALMETTPEEIREGFNPLKTYGISFLLSLVTAFILAQLIADIAPGDVSSLGGGASAMVGVHVGLMALVAFVLPVAHQGVTFEGRKAGLAWLNIGYNGVALIGQAMVIAAWGV, from the coding sequence ATGCACGATGTCAACCTGCTCGCAGTCCTGGTCGCCGGGATCGTCCCGATGATCGTCGGCATGCTCTGGTACGGCCCGCTCTTCGGGAAGCGCTGGCTGGCGCTGATGGAGACGACGCCCGAGGAGATCCGGGAGGGCTTCAATCCCCTGAAGACCTACGGCATCAGCTTCCTGCTTTCGCTGGTCACCGCCTTCATTCTGGCCCAACTGATCGCCGATATCGCTCCCGGAGACGTCTCCTCGCTGGGTGGCGGCGCATCCGCGATGGTCGGCGTTCATGTGGGGCTCATGGCGCTGGTCGCATTCGTACTCCCGGTCGCGCACCAGGGAGTCACGTTCGAGGGCCGGAAAGCCGGGCTCGCGTGGCTGAACATCGGCTACAACGGGGTGGCGCTCATCGGCCAGGCGATGGTCATTGCCGCCTGGGGCGTGTAG
- a CDS encoding alpha/beta hydrolase, whose translation MNRAARWEIPEPRSVCEVRQDDGSVTILRRHGNPAGPRLLLGHGNGLAMDFYYPFWSLLTGEFDVLLYDLRNHGWNAVGARPEHNMPNLVRDQECVIEAAARRYGERPTTGVFHSLSALTALLSSTLGTGGCDRLSAWVLFDPPLYRPGPKDPDYDAIAEAAAGMASRRADQFRKREDFTELLSFLPLLTRAVPGAADLMARTILRESSGAGGYELRCPRDYEAQIIAYVRTFAFLVDFGNLPCPTKVIGSDPTLPYAYLPTFDLSHIGTVDYDFIPETTHFLQVENPADCVAMMRGFLEESGLLE comes from the coding sequence ATGAACCGGGCAGCCAGATGGGAGATCCCCGAGCCGCGCTCCGTGTGCGAGGTTCGTCAGGACGACGGCAGCGTCACGATTCTGCGCAGGCATGGGAATCCGGCCGGCCCGCGTCTTCTGCTGGGCCACGGAAACGGGCTGGCCATGGATTTCTACTACCCGTTCTGGTCTCTCCTGACGGGTGAGTTCGATGTGCTGCTCTACGATCTGCGGAACCATGGCTGGAATGCCGTCGGGGCACGCCCGGAGCACAACATGCCCAACCTGGTCCGGGATCAGGAGTGCGTCATCGAAGCAGCGGCGCGCCGGTACGGGGAACGGCCCACGACCGGGGTCTTTCATTCGCTTTCCGCGCTGACGGCGCTCCTCTCATCCACGCTGGGGACGGGTGGGTGCGACAGGTTGTCCGCGTGGGTCCTGTTCGATCCACCCCTCTACCGGCCCGGTCCCAAGGACCCGGATTACGACGCGATCGCCGAGGCGGCGGCCGGGATGGCGAGCCGCCGCGCGGACCAGTTCCGGAAGAGGGAGGACTTCACGGAACTCCTCAGCTTTCTGCCGCTGCTCACCAGGGCGGTTCCCGGAGCCGCGGATCTGATGGCTCGAACGATCCTGCGGGAATCGTCAGGGGCAGGGGGCTACGAGCTTCGTTGTCCTCGCGACTACGAGGCGCAGATCATCGCCTACGTGAGGACCTTCGCGTTCCTCGTGGACTTCGGGAATCTTCCGTGTCCGACGAAGGTGATCGGCTCCGATCCGACGTTGCCCTACGCGTATCTGCCCACCTTCGACCTCAGCCACATCGGGACGGTGGACTACGACTTCATTCCGGAGACGACGCACTTCCTCCAGGTGGAGAATCCGGCGGATTGCGTCGCGATGATGCGGGGCTTCCTGGAGGAGAGCGGGCTGCTCGAGTAG